Proteins encoded together in one Sphingomonas radiodurans window:
- the pbpC gene encoding penicillin-binding protein 1C, which yields MTKGARVAVVAILALAALFALADWLTRPPPLLAYAQVRATWRPSEAWLYDRNGRLLDSSRVDFAARRLAWTPLSQVAPVVRATIVAAEDRRFALHGGVDWIALAGSAQDRIAGERGRGASTIAMQLAGFLSPVLAQPGARGWRDKVRQMRAGAALDERWSKDQQLEAYLNLAGFRGEAQGIGAAALGLFGKTPASLSRDDALLLAALLPNPQASAAAVARRACAIAGERCARFPALAATMLGPARSLALDPGLAPHLSDRLLTKAGLTVRSTLDIGVQRLAAGALRRQLLGLGATRARDGAVIVVDNASGDVLAYVGGIGGHSTAASVDAAAAYRQAGSTLKPFLYAQAIERRYLTAASILDDSPVQLDTASGLYVPQNYDHAFKGPVSARVALAASLNVPAVRALLLVGTDAFRDRLWDMGYRGLVEDGGYYGFSLALGSAEVTLGEQADAYRALANGGRWSPLRLTLDAPRVAARAVTGPAAAWIVGDMLADPAARAGTFGMDSALRLPFWAAVKTGTSKAMRDNWCVGYSRRFTVAVWVGNVEGDSMRAVSGTSGAAPVWRDVMLALERRGALPAAAKPAEVEAQRVSFAGARELPRREYFLAGTGMTRIAAAPASARRPRISSPVSGSVYALDPDIPPDRQRLAVDVSGAVAAHRLRLDARDLGAVEAAPLLRAGPGKHELALVDLSGRTVDRVTFTVR from the coding sequence ATGACTAAGGGCGCGAGGGTGGCGGTCGTCGCGATCCTCGCGCTTGCTGCGCTCTTTGCGCTGGCGGACTGGCTTACGCGGCCGCCGCCGTTGCTGGCTTATGCGCAGGTGCGTGCGACGTGGCGGCCGTCGGAGGCTTGGCTGTACGATCGCAATGGGCGGCTGCTCGATTCGTCGCGGGTCGATTTTGCGGCGCGGCGATTGGCGTGGACGCCGCTGAGCCAAGTCGCGCCGGTCGTGCGCGCGACGATCGTCGCGGCGGAGGATCGGCGGTTTGCCTTGCATGGCGGGGTCGACTGGATCGCGCTGGCGGGCTCGGCGCAGGATCGGATCGCTGGCGAGCGTGGGCGCGGGGCGAGCACGATCGCGATGCAGCTCGCGGGGTTTTTGTCGCCGGTGCTGGCGCAGCCGGGCGCGCGGGGGTGGCGTGACAAGGTGCGGCAGATGCGCGCTGGCGCGGCGCTCGATGAGCGGTGGAGCAAGGACCAGCAGCTCGAGGCGTATCTGAATCTCGCCGGGTTTCGTGGCGAGGCGCAGGGGATCGGGGCGGCGGCGCTGGGGCTGTTCGGCAAGACGCCCGCGAGCCTGTCGCGCGACGATGCGCTGCTGCTCGCGGCGCTGCTGCCGAACCCGCAGGCGAGCGCGGCAGCGGTGGCGCGGCGGGCGTGTGCGATCGCGGGCGAGCGTTGCGCGCGGTTTCCGGCGCTGGCGGCGACGATGCTCGGGCCGGCGCGGAGCCTGGCGCTCGATCCGGGGCTGGCGCCGCATCTGTCCGACCGGCTGCTGACGAAGGCGGGGCTCACCGTGCGCAGCACGCTCGACATCGGCGTGCAGCGGCTGGCGGCGGGGGCGCTGCGGCGGCAATTGCTCGGGCTGGGCGCGACGCGCGCGCGCGATGGCGCGGTAATCGTGGTCGATAATGCCAGCGGCGACGTGCTGGCCTATGTCGGCGGGATTGGGGGCCATTCGACCGCGGCCTCGGTCGATGCGGCGGCGGCGTATCGCCAGGCGGGATCGACGCTGAAGCCGTTCCTGTACGCGCAGGCGATCGAGCGACGGTATCTGACGGCGGCGTCGATCCTCGATGATTCACCGGTGCAGCTCGATACCGCGTCCGGCCTCTATGTGCCGCAGAATTACGATCATGCGTTCAAGGGGCCGGTGTCGGCGCGGGTGGCGCTGGCGGCGTCGCTCAACGTGCCCGCGGTGCGCGCGCTGCTGCTGGTGGGGACCGACGCGTTTCGCGATCGGCTGTGGGACATGGGCTATCGCGGGCTGGTCGAGGATGGCGGATACTACGGGTTCAGCCTGGCGCTGGGCTCCGCCGAGGTGACGCTGGGCGAGCAGGCCGATGCGTATCGCGCGCTGGCGAACGGCGGGCGTTGGTCTCCGTTGCGGCTGACGCTCGACGCGCCGCGCGTTGCGGCAAGGGCGGTCACCGGCCCGGCGGCGGCGTGGATCGTCGGCGACATGCTGGCCGATCCGGCGGCGCGCGCGGGGACGTTCGGGATGGATTCGGCGCTGCGGCTGCCGTTCTGGGCGGCGGTGAAGACGGGGACGTCAAAGGCGATGCGCGACAATTGGTGCGTCGGCTATTCGCGGCGCTTCACGGTGGCGGTGTGGGTGGGCAACGTCGAGGGCGATTCGATGCGGGCGGTGTCGGGCACGAGCGGCGCGGCGCCGGTGTGGCGCGACGTGATGCTGGCGCTTGAGCGGCGCGGGGCGTTGCCGGCGGCTGCTAAGCCGGCAGAGGTGGAGGCGCAGCGCGTGTCGTTTGCGGGTGCGCGCGAATTGCCGCGGCGCGAGTATTTCCTCGCGGGCACGGGGATGACGCGGATCGCGGCGGCGCCGGCGAGCGCGCGGCGGCCGCGGATATCATCACCAGTGAGCGGGAGCGTCTATGCGCTCGATCCCGATATTCCGCCCGATCGCCAACGGCTGGCGGTGGACGTGAGCGGCGCGGTGGCGGCGCATCGGCTGCGGCTGGATGCGCGCGATCTGGGGGCGGTGGAGGCGGCGCCGTTGTTGCGCGCGGGGCCGGGGAAGCATGAGCTTGCGCTGGTCGATTTGAGCGGGCGGACGGTCGATCGGGTCACGTTTACGGTGCGGTAG
- a CDS encoding RcnB family protein, with product MRKLIITALMAAVALPGVASAQSQGELRRDRQDIREERRELRDARQRGDRRDIRDERGDLREARQEYREDRRDRFQDRNGYQNRNGFNDRNRNWGRNDWQGYRNQNRALYARGNWRAPFRYNNFRVGGRIGPQFYGQRYWINDPWRYRLPAARVNSRWVRHYNDVVLVDYRRGIVLNTIRNFYW from the coding sequence ATGCGTAAGTTGATCATTACCGCTTTGATGGCCGCAGTGGCGCTGCCGGGCGTCGCAAGTGCGCAGTCGCAGGGCGAGCTGCGCCGCGACCGGCAGGATATCCGCGAGGAGCGCCGCGAGCTGCGCGATGCGCGCCAGCGCGGCGACCGTCGCGATATCCGCGACGAGCGCGGTGACCTGCGCGAGGCGCGGCAGGAATATCGCGAGGACCGCCGCGATCGCTTCCAGGATCGCAACGGCTACCAGAACCGCAACGGGTTCAACGATCGCAACCGCAACTGGGGTCGCAACGACTGGCAGGGCTATCGCAACCAGAATCGCGCGCTCTACGCCCGCGGCAACTGGCGCGCACCGTTCCGCTACAACAATTTCCGCGTCGGCGGCCGGATCGGCCCGCAGTTCTACGGTCAGCGGTACTGGATCAACGATCCGTGGCGCTATCGCCTGCCGGCCGCGCGCGTGAATTCGCGCTGGGTGCGCCACTATAACGACGTGGTGCTCGTCGATTACCGCCGCGGCATCGTCCTCAACACGATCCGCAACTTCTACTGGTAA